CAACGGACCCAACATTTTGCTTCCTCAAACTCCAACCCAACCTCACAGTGGTCACAACGTGATTCATTGTATCCATTACTCAATGCAAGCAATTTACCATTGAGGAGGCCATGACAAACCCAAACCACATTCGAGCCACCCGGTGGCTCGTGACGCTCGCACCCCACCATGCCGCTCCATTAAGCCGCCCCTCCAAAGTCACAACCCGAGCGGCGACATGTCACGGGCACGGAAGCATTCCTTGGGACCTCTGCGTCTCCCTCGCCTGTGACACCCCACGAAAGCACATGGAATCCTATGCTGCAGCACTACGCATACATACACAGCAGCCTCTCCTTTGCCACTGTTCATGAGCTCCTCTATTGCCTGagctctttcttctttccttATCTTTCGCATGTGATTTCACCCCCCTTTATTCGTCCGTGACTTACTACTACCGGACAAGGAAGTATGAGGAAGTAGAGGACAAGGAAGGgcgaagggggagaaagagtgagATGAAATGTGTGCCATATCATGGCCGTGATAGCCTCAAATTACGGCGTTCGACGGCCCTCGTTACCGCCATCTTATGTGGGCGTTGTCCGCTGAGGAAGACGACTTGGCTTAACCCGTCCTTTTCTTTTCCAGTTTCTTACCTTAAACGTGGGTATTAGTCTTACTTAATTCGTCGAATTGGGTTTGAGTCGTGTCGTCGTTCTCAACGTGTCAATCCGTGTTCCGGTTTCACGCAGCTAATCCCGTGACCATGAACGCCTCCCCAAGCCGACGCCGTCTTTCTGTTACCTCCAACGAACAACTGCCGGAGACCCACCTCCTCGTTCCCCTATAAAGCTTCTCCCAGCAGCCACCATGCTCTCCCCACCATCTCTCAACTCAGCGTAAACAGAATGGCCGCCAAAGGCTTCCTGTTCTTGTCGCTGATGAGCCTCAGCTTGCTCCATTCCCCTTCTCCGGCCTCCGCCTTCAACTATGCCGACGCTCTCGCCAAGTCTATCCTCTTCTTTGAGGGCCAGCGCTCCGGGAAGCTCCCCGCTAACCAGCGCGTCACATGGCGCGGCGACTCCGGCCTCTCTGACGGCTCCTCTTGCAATGTCTGCACCTCTGACAGCACATTTGAGTTCCTGTCGTTGCCGTGCTTACGAAGGCTTTGCATGGGCGTGCGTTGCAGGTGGATCTGGTCGGCGGCTACTACGACGCCGGGGACAACGTCAAGTTCGGCCTCCCGATGGCCTTCACGACGACGATGCTGGCGTGGAGCATCATCGAGTTCGGTGGGCTGATGCATGGTGAGCTCGGAAACGCCAAGGCCGCGCTCCGCTGGGGCACGGACTACCTCCTCAAGGCCGCCACCGCCGCCCCCGACGCTTTATACGTTCAGGTGATCGACGAAGACGTCGAGGCATGGGTTGCTGCGGCAGCACCGCGTCTTACTCCTTTTCCCGTGCATTGCAGGTGGCGGACCCGAACCAGGATCACCGATGCTGGGAGAGACCGGAAGACATGGACACCCCCCGCAACGTTTACAAGGTGACGAGCCAAAACCCCGGCTCCGACGTCGCGGCCGAGACCGCCGCCGCGCTGGCGGCGGCTTCCATTGTCTTCAAGGATTCCGACCCAGCTTACTCTTCCAAGTTACTCCACACTGCCACCCAAGTAAGCGTACGAGGACATGGCGGATTCCGATCTGCCTTTTAGTTCCATGATTCCATCTGACGGTGAACGATTCCCGCGCTGCAGGTTTTCGATTTCGCTAACCGGTACAGAGGTTCATACAGCGATTCACTGAGCTCGGTGGCGTGCCCATTTTACTGCTCCTACTCTGGTTATAACGTAAGAGGCTTGATCTGCTGCAAGCTACGAACTTGGCCTCGATTGACTTCTGCAGCAACTGCTGACTAAAACTTGATGTGCAACCAGGACGAACTTCTATGGGGAGCTTCCTGGCTTCACCAGGCGTCGCAGGACGTCTCCTTCATGTCGTACATCGAGTCCAACGGCCACACTCTGGGAGCAGAAGACGATGACTACTCCTTCAGCTGGGACGACAAGCGCGTGGGCACCAAAATTCTCCTTTCCAAGGTAGTGACGATGAAGTCTTCCTCGGAGAGCTTCCCTTCTTGCTAGCTCAGCGTAAAGAGACTTGAGTTCTCCGTCTGGGTTTCTGCGCAGGGATTCTTGCAGAACGGGATTGAAGTGCTGCAGTTGTACAAAGCGCATTCGGACAACTACATCTGCTCACTGGTGCCAGGAACGAGCAGCTTCCAAGCCCAGTACACACCAGGTTGGTGCTGCTCATCACCCGTCTTCCAAAGCCGTGTCCTCGAGGCCAAGACTAACCATATCACGTTCTTGTGAGTAGGGGGGCTCCTCTACAAGGAAAGCGGGAGCAACCTGCAGTACGTGACATCCACCGCCTTCCTTCTTCTGACCTACGCCAAGTACCTCGACTCTAACGGGGGATCGGTCTTATGCGGCACGTCGAAGGTGGCCGCCGCCGACCTCGTCTCCGTAGCCAAGAAACAGGTGCGTTAAACAAGGATCAGAAGTTCGAAGCAAGAAATGTA
The window above is part of the Musa acuminata AAA Group cultivar baxijiao chromosome BXJ1-1, Cavendish_Baxijiao_AAA, whole genome shotgun sequence genome. Proteins encoded here:
- the LOC103978891 gene encoding endoglucanase 1, which produces MAAKGFLFLSLMSLSLLHSPSPASAFNYADALAKSILFFEGQRSGKLPANQRVTWRGDSGLSDGSSCNVDLVGGYYDAGDNVKFGLPMAFTTTMLAWSIIEFGGLMHGELGNAKAALRWGTDYLLKAATAAPDALYVQVADPNQDHRCWERPEDMDTPRNVYKVTSQNPGSDVAAETAAALAAASIVFKDSDPAYSSKLLHTATQVFDFANRYRGSYSDSLSSVACPFYCSYSGYNDELLWGASWLHQASQDVSFMSYIESNGHTLGAEDDDYSFSWDDKRVGTKILLSKGFLQNGIEVLQLYKAHSDNYICSLVPGTSSFQAQYTPGGLLYKESGSNLQYVTSTAFLLLTYAKYLDSNGGSVLCGTSKVAAADLVSVAKKQVDYILGNNPAKMSYMVGFGSRYPQHVHHRGSSLPSVRAHPGRIACSEGFQYLYSGSPNPNVLVGAVLGGPDSQDHFADDRNNYQQSEPATYINAPMVGALAFFAGTPM